A genomic region of Ictidomys tridecemlineatus isolate mIctTri1 chromosome 10, mIctTri1.hap1, whole genome shotgun sequence contains the following coding sequences:
- the Mrm2 gene encoding rRNA methyltransferase 2, mitochondrial, producing the protein MAGYLKLACASLQRQGFHTAGCYYKGRTGAEHLWLSRHLKDPFVKAAKVESYRCRSAFKLLEMNERHRILWPGLRVLDCGAAPGAWSQVAVHSVNATGRDSSSPVGFVLGVDLLHITPLEGATFLCSADVTDPKTLQRILELLPGGRADVILSDMAPNATGIQGLDHDRLIGLCLSLLDMASVVLHPGGTLLCKTWAGSLSQRFQKRLTEEFQNTRTVKPTASRKESSEVYLLATQYRRRKGSVKP; encoded by the exons ATGGCAGG GTACTTGAAGCTGGCGTGTGCTTCCCTCCAGCGTCAGGGCTTCCACACTGCAGGGTGTTACTACAAGGGCCGGACAGGTGCTGAGCACCTATGGCTGAGTCGGCATTTAAAGGACCCATTTGTGAAGGCTGCGAAGGTGGAGAGTTACCGCTGTCGAAGTGCCTTCAAGCTTCTGGAGATGAATGAGAGGCATCGGATTCTGTGGCCTGGCCTCCGTGTGTTGGACTGTGGGGCAGCTCCTGGAGCCTGGAGTCAGGTGGCAGTGCACAGCGTCAATGCCACAGGCAGAG ATTCCAGCTCTCCTGTTGGCTTTGTGCTTGGAGTGGATCTTCTTCACATAACTCCCCTGGAAGGAGCAACTTTTCTGTGCTCTGCTGATGTGACTGATCCGAAAACCTTGCAGAGGATCCTAGAACTGCTTCCTGGGGGGAGGGCAGATGTGATTCTGAGTGACATGGCACCCAATGCCACTGGGATCCAGGGGCTTGATCATGACAGGCTTATTGGCCTGTGCCTGTCACTTCTGGACATGGCTTCAGTTGTCCTGCACCCAGGGGGAACATTGCTTTGTAAGACCTGGGCTGGAAGTCTAAGCCAGCGATTTCAGAAGAGATTGACAGAGGAATTCCAGAACACAAGAACTGTGAAACCCACGGCCAGCAGGAAAGAATCATCAGAGGTGTACCTCTTGGCCACACAGTACCGTAGAAGGAAGGGCTCTGTGAAGCCATGA